The DNA sequence TGTTCTTTGCTCACCATTGGCTTTTTGCCCGGAACCAGTTCTGCCTTGTATGCCATCTGTTTCTGGAAGCGCTGCCGCTGCTCTACAGGGTCGTTAAGCTCGGTAAAAGCATTGGCGATCTCCATTCCGCCGGCAAAGGCTTCAAACCGCTCTACCAGGCGTTCGTCACCCGGCTTCTTCTTGGCTAAGGGTGACATTTCCACCGGGTAGTCGATAAGAAAGGTGGGTTGTACCAGGTGAGGCTCAACGAATGTGGAAATAAGCTCATCTACCAGTCGACCCCGGTCTTTCTGCGGATCAACCTCCATTTTCAGCCTTGTCATCTCGTTTCTGAGGGAATCGGCATCGGGGAATTGCATAAAATCGATGCCGCTGTATTCCTTAATTGCCCGGCGCAGGTTGAGACGCCGCCACGGTGGCTTAAAGCTGATCGCGCTGTCACCGAACCTGACCTGGTCGGTGCCCAGCACCTGGCGGCTGACCCGGGATACCATTCTCTCCAGCATTTTCATGACATCATTGTAGTCGGCATAGGCCTCGTAGCTTTCCAGGGTGGTGAACTCGGGGTTGTGCCTGGTGGAGATGCCTTCATTGCGGAAAATGCGTCCCAGTTCATAGACCTTGTCCAGCCCGCCGATGATGAGCCTCTTCAAGTGAAGCTCGGTGGCGATGCGTAAATAGAAGTCCTGGTCGAGTGCCTGGTGGTGGGTAACGAAGGGACGGGCCAGGGCGCCGCCAGCCGATGGCTGGAGCACCGGCGTTTCCACTTCCAGAAATCCCTTCCGGTTAAGAAACTGCCGGATGGCGGCGATTACCCGGCTGCGTATCTTAAAGGTTTCCCGCGTCTCCGGGTTGCTGATCAAGTCCAGGTAGCGCTGCCGGTAGCGGGTATCAACATCAGCCAGTCCGTGCCACTTCTCCGGCAGGGGCTGGAGAGATTTAGCCAGCAGGGTGAACCCGGCTACTGCTATGGTAGGTTCGCCGGTCCTGGTGCGCAGCAGGTTACCCCTGACCCCGATAAAGTCGCCGATGTCCAGGTCCTTAAATAGCTGAACCTGGACTTCATCAAGTCTATCAATGTCCTGGAATAGTAGCTGAATCTTGCCCGAACCGTCACGGATGTCACTGAAGGCACTCTTGCCCATTCTTCTTATTGCCGTAATCCGTCCGGCGACACTGGCTTCATCCCTGCTGGTCAGACCCTCTTCTTTTTGCTTGAGCAGTTCGGCGGCTTGCTCCGCGGTGTGGCTGCGTGGGTAGCGGTGGGGGTAGGGTTCAATACCACGGGCACGAAGCCGTGCCAGCTTTTCCAGTCGCTGCTGAGCGATACTTTCTAATCTGGATGTCATCTTTCTCCTGCGTCCTTATCATATAATAAAAAGCTCTTGAGCGCCAGACTCGCCGCCCTTATATTAGCCATCCCGGCAAGAAGCTGTGAATTTGTGAGATTTGAGCGAAGTCTAAATTTACCGGAGTAACCCACTGATGGTATTCGGGTAGCCGCTGCTTATCCTGACTGGCTAGGTGTTTCCTTAACAAACACTTTTGAGGCCGGTACGGATTGACCCATTTGCTCACGTAGAGTATCCAGCCAGGCGACTGATTTTACTTCCCGCTCGAGGAGGTATTTCAGGTAGTCCCGCATCACCGTTTCCAGCTCATGGGATAGTTCCCGGTTTATTTTGAGCCTGCCGACTGTATCGTAGTCATGGCTTTGTATCAACCGCAACACTTTTAGCGCATTGACGGAGAGCGAATAGCGGGATGGCTGGGTATGACAGCAGTCCGGGCAGAGCACGCCACCGGTACTGGAGCAGAACCAGTTGGTGGTGGGTGTCAGCGGCTGGTGGCAGGCAACACACTGCTGGAGCTGGGGCCGGTAACCAACTTCATTGAGCAGGTGCAGCTCAAAATGGCGCAGGGCCAGTTCACTATCGCCGGGCTGGCATAACCGCTGCATGGTATCAAGGAGTAACTGGAATAGGGGCTGGTTCTCGATATGCTCGGCGGTGAACTGGTTGACCAGCTCGGTGGTATACAGAGCGCAGGAGGCCAGACGCAGGTCAGTCTTCAGGGGTAGAAAGCTATCGATGGTCTGGCTGCCGGTGATGGTGTCCAGGTTGCGGCCGCGGGCTAATGATACCAGGCTGTGGGTGAGTAGCTCCAGGTGTCCGGCGAGCTTGCTTCTGGTCTTGCGGAGGCTTTTAGCAAAGCCCTGGATTTTACCCAGGTGGGGGGTATAGAGAGTGAGGATGCTGTCCGCTTCTCCCAGTCTGGTCTTCTTGATGATGATGGCTTCGGTCTGATAAGTACGTGGCCCGGACATAATAGCT is a window from the Dehalococcoidales bacterium genome containing:
- the lysS gene encoding lysine--tRNA ligase, whose amino-acid sequence is MTSRLESIAQQRLEKLARLRARGIEPYPHRYPRSHTAEQAAELLKQKEEGLTSRDEASVAGRITAIRRMGKSAFSDIRDGSGKIQLLFQDIDRLDEVQVQLFKDLDIGDFIGVRGNLLRTRTGEPTIAVAGFTLLAKSLQPLPEKWHGLADVDTRYRQRYLDLISNPETRETFKIRSRVIAAIRQFLNRKGFLEVETPVLQPSAGGALARPFVTHHQALDQDFYLRIATELHLKRLIIGGLDKVYELGRIFRNEGISTRHNPEFTTLESYEAYADYNDVMKMLERMVSRVSRQVLGTDQVRFGDSAISFKPPWRRLNLRRAIKEYSGIDFMQFPDADSLRNEMTRLKMEVDPQKDRGRLVDELISTFVEPHLVQPTFLIDYPVEMSPLAKKKPGDERLVERFEAFAGGMEIANAFTELNDPVEQRQRFQKQMAYKAELVPGKKPMVSKEQSVTEEAETVDEDFLQALEYGMPPTGGLGVGIDRLVMLLTNQPSIREVILFPQLREKG
- the recO gene encoding DNA repair protein RecO, with protein sequence MSGPRTYQTEAIIIKKTRLGEADSILTLYTPHLGKIQGFAKSLRKTRSKLAGHLELLTHSLVSLARGRNLDTITGSQTIDSFLPLKTDLRLASCALYTTELVNQFTAEHIENQPLFQLLLDTMQRLCQPGDSELALRHFELHLLNEVGYRPQLQQCVACHQPLTPTTNWFCSSTGGVLCPDCCHTQPSRYSLSVNALKVLRLIQSHDYDTVGRLKINRELSHELETVMRDYLKYLLEREVKSVAWLDTLREQMGQSVPASKVFVKETPSQSG